CTTATCCTTCCAGAGATCAACAGCTTCTGCCTTCCACCTGAACAAATTGTGCTTTAGTTAGCAGGGGAAAAGGGGACCATTGAGCAGTTAATGGACAATGTGTGTTACAATAAATATTACGTGAAAAGAATTGGATTTGTTAAGATCACGTCCTGTGCTATCCCCAGTTGcatctttacatatttatttgtattcGTTTGGCAAAATTAAGTGTGAGcgatttctgtttctttgaggatAATTACAAATGCATAAATTCCTCTCTATTTTTACAGTGGGAAGAAAAATATGCAATGTTGAGAAGATGCATTGTTTTTATCACTTTCTGTTTTAAATGTCGGTCTTGCTCTTATAATTGCAGAGGAAATTCAAATGCAATTATGTTCTCTGTCTTTTCTTAGGCCTGAAAAGATAAATATGAATTTAGATTCCATTCATCGGTTAATTGAAGAAACACAAATCTTCCAGATGCAGCAGTCATCAGTTAAACCGCCGTGTGACCTGGGGGCACCTGCCTCATCCCCCAGGGACACCTGTAACTCCTGTTTGCCCCTTCATGCGCTGCAATCTCATGCCGCTCACAACTCCCATGCTCATTCCTGCAGCATCAACGACTGGGGCATTTGTGAAGAACTTCGCCTGCGGGAACTGGAGGAGGTCAAGGCCAGAGCCGCTCAGATGGAGAAGACCATGCGATGGTGGTCAGACTGCACGGCCAACTGGAGAGAAAAGTGGAGTAAAGTTCGAGCTGAAAGGAACAGcgccagggaggaaggaagacagctcagaataaaattaGAGATGACCATGAAGGAATTGAGCGCCTTGAAAAAGAAGCAAAGTTTGTCACATCAAAAAGAGGCCTTGGAAGCTAGAGTCACCCAGGACCGGAAGCTTCCTAGTTTCATAGAAGTGTCCTATGCACAGAGAGACCCCTTTCAAATTGGTTCCAAAACGTTTGAGTCCATCAGAGAGTGCTTGGGAAAGAGAGAATATCCTACCAAGGAGAACATAAATAGAAAGGTCAGAAAAAAATCCAGAGGAATCTAGAGGTTATGTGCATATTTGAATGCTGTATATAGTaatggggagggaagagaaaatagCAAAACCAGTGGTGactgtatttgtttgtttagGCTGCCAGAACTAAGTACCTCAGACTGAGTGGCTTTAgcgacagaagtttattttctcaccgtTCTAGAGGCTCGAAGTCTGAgatccaggtgtcagcagggctggtttctgCTGAGGCCTtcctccttggcttatagatggcggtcttctccctgtgtcttcacatcaccttttctctgtgtgtgtctgtgtccaaatttcctcttcttttttttttttttaatttattttattgaggtatagttgatttacaatgttgtgttaatttctactgtacagcaaaatgattcagttatacatataaatatattgtttttcatattgttttctattacaggatattgaatatagttccctgtgctgtacagtaggactttgttgtttatccatcctatatatatgaGTTtacatctcctcttcttataaggataccatcACTAGGCCCACCCTGATgaccctcattttaacttaattaccttttaaagaccctgtctccaaatacagtcacattctgaggtactgggggttggggggtgcagACTTCAACATATGGGTTTTAGGGGAGACACGATTCAGTCCATATTACTGATATTACTAGTATTTTTAGCCAAAGAAGAACCCCAGCATTTTTTATGTTAAAAGAAGATATTTAGAGAGATTTCTCTCCATTTACCCTAATAAGCCACTCTTAATAAATTATCCATACAGTAGTTTAAAACATTTCCCAAGGTTTGGGACTCTGGCCTCACAATTAATTCCTGTAAAATGGGTACCATAGGGAAATACCTTTAGGGAATACTTCACACTACCCACTTCTGGAATTTCTTGGTATATTTGGAATCTTGAAATTTCTGAGAATTCTGCACATAACAGAAATTTGTAAACTTTAATCTAGCAGTTCATACACTTATCTATTGATGAACCACcccccatatatttttttttatctggTAAATATTATTAACAACTCATGGAACATACTTTGGGAAACTTTAGGAATTCATGTTATCTCTTTAAATAGTTTGTATTATTTACGCTTTATATTATTACCCCTTTCTATTTAATTCCATCtctaaaaacataaaatcaatTAATATCTTGTTTTTCTATAATTCCATCTAAAATGTTAAGCTTTTCATGATGTATGGAGTTTATGTTAGATATAACGTATTCCActgtaaatggaaaattttaaaagactgcagGGAAACTTATTTTATTAGAATATGGTAGaacattgaaaggaaaaaaaagcctaaaaatatataagttaaagtTTGTCCATATAACACTATTAGagaatgataaataaatgaaaatatgaatttGATGCTGAAtcataacattttatttcctttcaaaaatgttttcttcatgatttttctacattggattttaaaattcaacaataataattgttttgtatttttttttctttcaggaagaAGGTTTGATTATTGAcccattaaaattaaatgaagagGTGAAACTCAATCTAGATTGTCCTGATTTATTCAAGAATGGTGGTTCTGAAAACTGTACAGTGAGACCTGGATTAAGGCTGCAGGCAATAAATCTGCCTCTGGAGAATGGAGTTCCTGAAATTTCAGCTTTGCAGGTGCATTTGGATGAGTTCCAAAAAATCTTATGGAAAGAAAGAGAGTAAGTACTAATCATTGTCTTCCTTAACCAAGTCTGTTTTTCAAACTTCTTAAAATTGTTAAGTCTCTTAAACTAGCCATCTGCTAATATATTTTACCTATGATTAGTCATTAagtactaatattttaaaaatgagtttgaattttatattcattttttgaattttgaaaagtaaattataacaggttcatttttatcatttttttatcaTAACCTTGTTCTCATCTTCTCTGGTAGATTCACCTTTATTATATTTGAATTATTAATGTTTATGATTAAAATAACCTGTGTATTATCTAACTTTTACAGCATTCATAGATTTCAGTGAgtcaataaaaatgaatagataTGTTAatattcataagggaaaactcacaATTTGGTGAGGTACTGATTGCAGAAAAAGATGCTTTATTCATTGACCATTTATAGTGTAGAGGAAGGAGCACTAGACTTGATTAAATCACCTGGACATTCATCTTGGTTCTGACATACTCTAGCTATATGATATTGGGTTAGTCAAGGGTGTGCTATTGTCAACTTTGTAAAAATTTGGATAGTGATACCTGTGTTCCAACGATCTATTGTTTTATAACAACTTCGCAAATGATGATTATTATGGAGACAACAATCACCATGTATTCTGTTCATGAATCTTGAGCATGGATTTATATGGACAGCTTACCTCTTGCTACATGTGACCTCAGCTGGGATGGCTCAAAGGCCGAGGGTGGCTTTAGGCGCGGGGGGCGGTGTAGAATTATCTGAAGTCTCACTTACTCACATATCTGGCAGCTGACCTTTTTTCTCATCTGGGATCTCAGTTGGAACATCTGTATATAGCCTATCTGTGTGGCCACTTGGCTAACTCACAGCATAATGGCTTGGTTGAAAGTGAACATCTGACAAGCACAGAGAtaaataaatggtattttaatgACCTGGCTTTAAAAGTCACATAGCATCACTTCTGCCCTCTTCACTGGATTCTTATGAGAATCAAACACAATGTCTGGGAAAGTGGCCACTAACATGAATTACTCaatatgggttttttttgttgttgttccctcATGATCACCCTAGAAACTAATAAGTGGAATATTTGATGTACTTTAAAATGTGTTCCCCAaatctgaaaataattatttttccatctctttagTTATGACTCTTAAtgggcagaataaaaaaaaaaaactgggagtGATGTGTATTATCACTAAGtatgaatataattatatattatataatggtTTTAATTTCCCTGGTTTACGTGGATTGAAACAGTGATAAGTATGCACACAAACCTCTCACCAGTACTATAAGCTCTTTATCTGCCAATCCTTTTCTGTCAGCCACAAGTCCCTCTGAAATTTATTCCTACCACTAATtccctttttcagattctttgcctaTACCTCACCCCATGCACAGATTGTGATAATACAAGTATCTGTGtagagaataaatatttattattctacCATCAAGTGTAAATTCCTAATAGAGGCAATCAACATTagtagaaaagagaataaaattgaaTGCCTGCACCCATATTAACAATTAATTTACTCTGGAACTACAGGTCTCAGTCAAGTTCTAACCTCTGGGCTTCATTTCTTGAAGGATTTAACTTTTTAGTGGTTATAGACTTCTCTCCAACCCACTCACAATGCTACTTCACCTACATAACATAATAGGAGCAATGTGAAAATGCTGTTTCCTGCATGTAAACTCCCAAAGGTACCAGTTTTAATGATACACATGTGTGTCTTTACACTCTCACTTGTAcacatgtacatgtacatatatatctaaCTTCCTTGGAATAAATGAACAATCCCCATAGTAATAAGTAAATCCCCCAGTTCTCAGCAAATTCAGCATATAAACAAAAGACAGGCTGAAGAATAAGGGGGAAACGGGGCCTTTGATtccattttgctttctcactCTCCTCTTTAAGAAGCAGTCCCATGAGTATGATATGTCCATGAATTAACACTAGCCTGCAATCCACGTGAGGCCATGGCAAAGCCTTTTTTTCTATCACAAGAGAATGTTTCCCAAGGATACAGTATATACTTTTACTATAAATCTGTCTAATCTTTTAAATTCTTCCTCCTGGAATCTCAGTGAGTGGGTGGCTGGAGTTGAGAAGATGTGAATGTAATTTTTTCTATGTTCCCAGCTAGTGGGAAACTTCTCTTGACTAGAGCACAGGAATCAACCTAGAGAACTCAGGGAATCATTTCCACCATTGACTGACTAGAACCCCCTCATCTAAAACACTAAAGTTTAtctattatttgtattattcGTACTGTTCAGTTTGATGAATAATTACCCAGTATCTGGAAGCTGCTCATGTACTGAGAATTTGTATATTTCTGATCTCTTAAATAAAACGACTTCCCAGGTAGAAAATTTGAGATGAGGGCGGGAAAACTGATCCTCGTACAGAGCTATGTGTACCTAAACATTTAGGAAGAGGAACTCTGGCAATATTACATCTTAAGTAAGAGAGATGATGAGGTAAAAtattttgatgtgctgttttagCCTTTAGAATTAGTTCTAAAGTTAAACTGCAGATGGCACCTGCATCCCTTACAAAATGTTAGCTTTCTGTCAATTAATCTGAGCTTTAATCtccctttccattttattttcttaatttgttttctatgtaagaAGAGCAGTATgcttcaattatttttctttgcttcattaaatgttatgttttttttctcaataaaatgagattttaaatctTGGTGAGATAGTACAGCAAACTGAAAATGCTCCAATGATTAGCATGA
The sequence above is a segment of the Eschrichtius robustus isolate mEscRob2 chromosome 14, mEscRob2.pri, whole genome shotgun sequence genome. Coding sequences within it:
- the CCDC102B gene encoding coiled-coil domain-containing protein 102B, which translates into the protein MNLDSIHRLIEETQIFQMQQSSVKPPCDLGAPASSPRDTCNSCLPLHALQSHAAHNSHAHSCSINDWGICEELRLRELEEVKARAAQMEKTMRWWSDCTANWREKWSKVRAERNSAREEGRQLRIKLEMTMKELSALKKKQSLSHQKEALEARVTQDRKLPSFIEVSYAQRDPFQIGSKTFESIRECLGKREYPTKENINRKEEGLIIDPLKLNEEVKLNLDCPDLFKNGGSENCTVRPGLRLQAINLPLENGVPEISALQVHLDEFQKILWKEREMRLSLEKEIERLESALSVWKWKYEELKESKTKSLKELERLQAENTSEWDKREILETEKLGLERENRRLKFQVKDMEELLDRKNRLIANSQGPDFKKSQIELQERNKELLDLQHAYHKLSRQHQAKTAEMTHVNNLMGQNEAEVKKLRFQVEELKWGLNQKENKLDDFLNQIHKLQRSLDEQKETNENLEIKLRHLQNW